One Alnus glutinosa chromosome 3, dhAlnGlut1.1, whole genome shotgun sequence genomic region harbors:
- the LOC133863284 gene encoding LOW QUALITY PROTEIN: uncharacterized protein LOC133863284 (The sequence of the model RefSeq protein was modified relative to this genomic sequence to represent the inferred CDS: inserted 4 bases in 2 codons; deleted 2 bases in 2 codons; substituted 2 bases at 2 genomic stop codons) — protein MSFHTMNYASHILSXVDMNRNLYETRFSPALAVPSSSILLHADESGKFPASKKGPVSNTPSRSSDSTGSLXLGIIGGVSVVSSLNFLRKLVKWSSKDGESSLPFILHSDSVLYKELLSHETYFPSLRSKRECTHDSDPTPIVEXKKVFLENSGAHCIVMPCNISHSWHDEVSKGCSVPFLHMMGESVARELKEAKLKPLEVGIHLRIGVLATNATLTAGFYQEKLHNEXGKFILPNKAIIEHTVIPAIEALNRKDMEGASANVLRIALQVLLVRAMNSVIIVSDDMHDLLNWDDPLLKKCIDPMDSLARSTIKSVSFLQKSNFG, from the exons ATGTCTTTCCACACGATGAATTATGCATCCCATATCTTGAGTTAAGTAGATATGAACAGGAACCTTTATGAGACAAGGTTTAGTCCAGCTCTAGCTGTTCCTTCATCATCGATTCTCTTACATGCTGATGAAAGTGGTAAATTTCCTGCATCTAAGAAGGGTCCTGTTTCAAATACACCTTCAAGAAGCAGTGACTCTACTGGTTCTTT CCTAGGTATTATTGGAGGGGTGTCCGTGGTTTCTTCACTGAATTTTTTGAGAAAGCTAGTCAAGTGGAGTTCAAAAGATGGAGAAAGTTCCCTTCCTTTTATACTTCACTCTGATTCTGTGTTATATAAGGAGCTTTTATCACATGAGACTTATTTTCCTTCCCTCAGGAGTAAAAGGGAATGTACTCATGATTCAGACCCTACCCCAATTGTGGA TAAAAAGGTTTTCCTAGAGAATTCAGGAGCTCATTGCATAGTAATGCCCTGTAACATTTCACATTCATGGCATGATGAGGTTTCTAAAGGATGTTCTGTTCCTTTCCTCCATATG ATGGGTGAGTCTGTTGCCAGGGAGCTCAAGGAAGCAAAGTTGAAGCCACTTGAAGTTGGGATTCATTTGCGGATTGGAGTACTTGCGACTAATGCAACTTTAACAGCAGGATTTTATCAGGAGAAACTACATAATGAATGAGGTAAATTCATT CTGCCAAATAAAGCAATTATAGAACATACAGTAATTCCTGCAATTGAAGCTTTAAACAGAAAGGACATGGAAGGAGCTAGCGCT AACGTTTTGAGGATTGCTCTCCAAGTTCTTTTAGTAAGGGCAATGAACTCAGTAATCATTGTCTCTGATGATATGCATGATCTTTTGAATTGGGATGATCCACTTCTTAAAAAATGTATTGATCCAATGGACTCATTGGCCAGGTCAACTATTAAGTCAGTCAGCTTCTTGCAAAAGTCTAACTTTGgataa
- the LOC133863285 gene encoding uncharacterized protein LOC133863285 — translation MASSRKWAWIISSVASCIYFHVIIFQIPLFRVPCISGLCRTPIQVTCSQLIASEVFPTVVVKALLYPGAIANALFKNRSIPNYNNLLNLYHFTNLTTPPAATSDLQRIEVSTLYIQTFSSRVDLNSSFRQPPSESPDFGGLDSGQLLVQPEFGDDGRTSPDSVLRWCYLSIAGAILGVIKRSRMSLIATLLILWGLVKEATTRKSSDTNPMKPIDIYPTMSVALLSAFLSIRRDVRKLVRSYIGKRNTKHSWTHLEAKPL, via the exons ATGGCTTCTTCAAGGAAATGGGCATGGATCATATCTTCTGTTGCTTCTTGCATATATTTCCATGTCATTATCTTTCAAATTCCACTTTTCAG AGTGCCTTGTATAAGCGGTTTATGTAGAACACCCATACAAGTGACATGCTCACAATTGATTGCGAGTGAAGTGTTTCCTACAGTTGTGGTGAAGGCTCTCCTGTATCCAGGGGCCATTGCAAATGCTTTGTTTAAGAATAGAAGCATCCCAAACTACAACAACTTGCTCAACTTATATCACTTCACCAATCTGACGACACCTCCTGCTGCAACATCTGATCTTCAGCGCATAGAGGTTAGTACGTTGTATATTCAAACATTTTCCTCGAGAGTAg atttaaactcttcatttcgACAACCACCATCGGAATCGCCGGATTTTGGCGGACTAGATTCTGGCCAGTTACTAGTACAGCCGGAATTTGGAGACGACGGCCGGACGTCGCCGGATTCGGTTTTACgct GGTGTTACTTATCCATTGCTGGAGCAATTTTGGGTGTGATAAAAAGAAGCAGAATGAGCCTCATTGCAACACTGCTTATCCTATGGGGCCTTGTGAAGGAAGCCACTACTAGAAAATCTAGTGACACAAATCCAATGAAACCCATTGATATTTACCCAACAATGTCAGTAGCTCTCCTTTCTGCCTTCTTATCCATAAGAAGGGATGTTAGAAAGCTAGTTCGAAGCTACATAGGTAAGAGAAACACAAAACATTCATGGACTCATTTGGAAGCAAAACCTTTGTGA